CTGTTGGCGATCGTGAAGCCGCCGAACGCGCCCAGCATGATCCAGCGGGCACGCGGGTTCATCGCCCGGAGAAAAGAAAAGAGAACGACCGCGCCGAGTGCCGCGAGCGGTGCGATGAGGACGGAAGTGTGCCCGGCGATGACGGGGAGGACCTTGACGGCGTGGAAGATCCCTGTGACGCGGCCCGCGGCGGGATTCTCCGTCGTCGCCGGGATGATCGCGATGACAAGTCCGCCGGCTGCGGCGGCCACCAGCAGGACGAGCTGTTCCTTGGCGAGCTTGGTGAGTGCTGCTCTCCAGAATTCAAAGTAGAAGACGCCCGCGATCGCAAGAAGCGATAGATCGAACGCAGGCCCCGCCCATTGGACGCTCGCGCCGTGCATGGGCTTGAATGAAGGCGGGGTGAGCCCGCCCCAGAGTTTGTAGAAGGCGTAGAGAACGACGAACGCGGGAAGCGTGAGGAGAAACGCGATGAGAGCGCGGGTGATGCGAGGTACGGTGCGTCCGCCGATGTCGTGACGACTAAAGAGAGGAGACTCGGAACGAGCGGCGCCGGCGCCGAGCCAGGCACCGAGCCAGATGATGCCCGCGGCCCAAAGGTGAATCTGGCGCGTGAAGACGAGCACGACGAGCAGTGCGCCGGCGACGATCCAAGTCCCGAAGTTCTGGCTGCGTCGGAGTGCGAGCAACAGCACGCAGAGCAGACCGAGCCAAGCGGCGTTGTCGGGAAGCAGCCAAACTCCGGAACTAAGCGTGTAGATGGAACAGATGAAGGGCAGACACACCGCGAGCACGCCGAAGGGAGACATTGCGCGGCGCATGCGCCAGGCGCAGGCGGACGCGAGTGTGGCGATGAGGATTGCGCTGATCGCGGCAGACGCGAGCTGAAGGCACAGGCGCTGGTCGCAGATATAACGTGCAACGAGGCTGAGGACCAGGTGATAGCCGGGAGTCGTCGCGGAGAGGTAGTCGCCGAGATCGGGGTGCGGGAGCTGTTCCGCGAACGCGCGGATCGCTTTTTCGTGATAGTTGAGGGAGTCGGACGCGCCGCGTCCCCGGTTCAAGCCCATCAGGATGAGCGGCAGCGCAAGGGCGAGAAACGCAAGCGGCGCGAGCAATGTCGCGGCGAAGATGCTCCGCCGGTATCGCCCAGTTGAAAATCCGGTCGTCTGATCCATGGAAAACGCGCCGAATTGGCCGGACAGATGCTATCGAAGTAATCGGTTGATCGGCACGCCGAACGCGCAAGAACCGCATGTGGGCGATCCGGGGAGCCGATAAGGTCGTAGGACATGGCGGATGTGGGATGTGGGATCTGCGATTGCGGATTGCGGATTGCGGAATCTGACGAGAATGGAATTGAGATTCTGGCATTAGGGCTTGCATGAATGTGAGCGAGATCAGATTGGACGAGGAGTCTCAATCGCGTGCGGGCGGCGCGGCGGATTACGTGCGCCTGCTTCGGCCGGTCCAATGGGCCAAGAGCGTGTTCCTGTTGATCGGCCCGGCGTACGGATACGCGAACCACGATTGGGACCCTTCGAGTTCACGGGCCGGTTGGGCGGCGCTGGTCCTCGCGGTCATCGCGTTTTCGCTGGCGAGCAGCGCCTGCTACATCGTCAACGACATCCTCGATGCGCCGGCGGACCGAAACCATCCGAGAAAGCGAAATCGGCCGATCGCGTCGGGCCGGGTGAGCGTGGGCGCCGCGATCGGGATTGCGCTCGGATTGGTCGTCGCAACCGCGCTCGCGATTCTTCTGATGGGCGGCACGGCGGCAATCTGGACAACGGCGATCATCGGCGTGTATGTGCTCAATGTGACGGCGTATTCGGCGATCCTGAAGCACATCGTCATCGCGGACGTGATCAGCCTCTCGCTCGGGTTTGTGCTGCGGGTGCTCGCGGGATGTGCCGCGGTGTCTGTGACCCCCACCACCTGGCTCTTGAATACCACGTTTTTTCTCGCGATGTTTCTGGCGTTTGGGAAGCGACTTGGAGAAAGGCGGAGTTTGGGGAGTGAAGGTGCCGCGGCGGCCAGGGGCGTGCAGGCCGGATACACGGATGATCTGCTGCGGCAGGCGGTGGTCGTTACTGCGGTCGTGACGCTGATGACGTATGCGATATACGTGCAGAGCCAGGATGTGAAGTACATGCTGGGGTTCAATTTGCTGTGGTTGACGGTGCTGCCCGCGACGTATGCGATGCTGCGGGCGATCGTGCTGCTCGAGCGGGGGACGTACGACGACCCGACGCTGCTGGCTTCAAAGGACCGGCCGTTTCAGCTCGGGGCGGCGGTGTTTGGGCTGATGACGCTGGGACTGATGCTGGCTCGCCATTGGCATTGGGTAGGGATGCCGCCGCCGAATCCGGCGGGTTAACGCAACTCTCGGCAGCGGCGGACCATACAAGAAAGACCTGCAAGAATGGAGACCCCGGGCGGGGCGTCTCATTCCTTTTCCCGATCTCTTCACAGGAGCCATCGATGCTTCGTTCTGATACATCACGGTTGTTTGCGCTGGCGCTTTGTCTTGCGGCGGGTTCGATTCTGGCAGTTGATTCGAGAGCTCTTGCTCAGGCGGGCCCGCCGGCGAATGCGCCGGGAGCCCAGGGCGCGGAGGCTCCGGCCAAGCCCAAGGACGATTCGGGCCTGAAGCCTTTCGAGGAAGTTTCGAAGGGCTACGAGAAAGTCATCAGCACGGCGGACGGCAAGGCGAGTCTGTACACGCTGTGGATGAAAGAAAAGGACGGCGGGCTGCTGGCGGAATTGCCCCCGGGCTGGGCGGGTCAGAAGCACTTCATCGCGATGACGATCGCGACCGGTGAGACGTTCGCGGGGTTGCAGTCGGGGCAGCTCTATGTGTATTGGAAGCGGCTCGATAATCGGATGATGCTGGTTGCACCCGAGACGGGCAACCGCTCGACCGGCGACGCCGAGAGCAAGGCGGGCGTGAAGCAGGTGTTCACCGATCGCGTGCTGATCGATGTGCCGATCGTCGCGATGGGGCCGGGCGGTCAGCCGGTGATTGATCTGAAAGACATGCTCGCAGGAAAGGTCAAAGAAATGTTTGCCGCGGGAGGCGGCGTGGGCGGGTTCCTCGGCTCCGGCCTTTCGGGCGCGAACGCGCGGCTGGCAGGACTGAAGAGCGCGAAGGCTTTCCCGGAAAACATCGAGATCAGCTACGAGATGCCGACGGCGGGCGGCAGAATGCAGGAATTCCACTATTCGATCAGCCGCATTCCGGACAGCACGGGCTATACGCCGCGGATTGCGGACGAGCGCATCGGATATTTCACGACGGTGTATCGCGACCTTGGCAAGTTCACCGAGCAGGACAAGTGGGTTCGTTACATCAACCGGTGGAATCTCGAGAAGGCCGATCCGCGTCTGAAGATCAGTCCGCCGAAGGAGCCGATCGTTTTCTACATCGAGCACACGACGCCGGTGCGCTATCGCCGGTATGTGCGCGAGGGTGTGCTGCGCTGGAACAAGGCGTTTGAGAAGATCGGGATCGCGGACGCGATCCAGGTGTATCAGCAGGATGCCGCGAGCGGCGCGCACATGGACAAGGACCCGGAGGATGTGCGATACAACTTCGTGCGCTGGGTGAGCAACGACATCGGGACGGCGATCGGTCCGAGCCGCGTGCACCCGCTGACGGGGCAGATCCTGGATGCGGACATCATCCTGACCGACGGGTGGATCCGGTATTTCGCGCAGAACTACAGCGAGATTCTGCCGGAGATCGCGATGCAGGGGATGACGCAGGAGACGATCGACTGGCTCGATGAGCACCCGCAGATTGATCCGCGGGTTCGGATGGCCGATCCGGGGCAGCGCGAGGCGGTCATCGAGCGGCTGAAGATGGAACGTGCCGATCCGCAAGCGGCGGCGCGCCGGGGCGTGCTCGGTTTCGGCGGGATGCCCGTGCCGACGACGGCCGAGCTCGCGGCGAATCCGGAGATGCTTCAGCAGCAGCTGAACCTGTCGAGCGCGCTCTGCTCGGCGGCGATGGGCAAGGGATTCGACATGGCGATGATGCGGATGCATCTCGACATCGTCGGTCTGAGCGCGAGCAACAACGGCGTGACGGGAGTTGCCGATGCGGGCGGCGCGAGCGTGAACATGCTGGACGGCGTGCCGGAATGGTTCATCGGTCCGCTGCTGGTGGATCTCGTCTCGCACGAGTGCGGACACACGCTGGGATTGCGGCACAATTTCAAGGGCTCGAGCATCTACACGCTGGCGCAGGTGAACAGCGCGGACGTGAAGGGCAAGAAGAGCTTCAGCGGATCGGTGATGGACTATGTGCCGATCAACATGAACGTTCCCGATGCCAAGCGACTGGAGGAATACCTCAGGAAGGAAGCGCAGGCGAAAAAGGCGGCGGAAGGGAAGAAGGATGGTGATGGCAAGCCGGAGAACGATTCGGAAGGCAAGCCTGACGGAAAGAAGGGGGATATTGCCGCCGCCGGAAGCGCCGGCGGGGCGGGGGGGAACGCGAGCCCGCTGGGCGGACCGGAAAAGCCGCAGGAACTGGGCGATTACGCGCAGGTGGACAACGGGCCGTACGACTATTGGGCGATCGAATACGGATACGGATTTGATGACCCCAAGAAAGTGCTGGCGCGCTGCAACGAGCCGGAACTCGCGTACGGGACCGACTGGGACCTGCAAGGACCGGATCCGCTGGTTCGTCAGTACGACTTCACGGCGAATCCGATCGACTACGCCAACAACCTGATGGACCTTGCGCGGTACCACCGCTCACGCCTGCTCGACCACTTCGTGAAAGAGGGAGATAGCTGGGCGAAAGCGAGAAGGGGTTACAACCTCACGCTCGCGTTCCAGACTCGGGCGGTCG
The DNA window shown above is from Phycisphaeraceae bacterium and carries:
- a CDS encoding zinc-dependent metalloprotease, which produces MLRSDTSRLFALALCLAAGSILAVDSRALAQAGPPANAPGAQGAEAPAKPKDDSGLKPFEEVSKGYEKVISTADGKASLYTLWMKEKDGGLLAELPPGWAGQKHFIAMTIATGETFAGLQSGQLYVYWKRLDNRMMLVAPETGNRSTGDAESKAGVKQVFTDRVLIDVPIVAMGPGGQPVIDLKDMLAGKVKEMFAAGGGVGGFLGSGLSGANARLAGLKSAKAFPENIEISYEMPTAGGRMQEFHYSISRIPDSTGYTPRIADERIGYFTTVYRDLGKFTEQDKWVRYINRWNLEKADPRLKISPPKEPIVFYIEHTTPVRYRRYVREGVLRWNKAFEKIGIADAIQVYQQDAASGAHMDKDPEDVRYNFVRWVSNDIGTAIGPSRVHPLTGQILDADIILTDGWIRYFAQNYSEILPEIAMQGMTQETIDWLDEHPQIDPRVRMADPGQREAVIERLKMERADPQAAARRGVLGFGGMPVPTTAELAANPEMLQQQLNLSSALCSAAMGKGFDMAMMRMHLDIVGLSASNNGVTGVADAGGASVNMLDGVPEWFIGPLLVDLVSHECGHTLGLRHNFKGSSIYTLAQVNSADVKGKKSFSGSVMDYVPINMNVPDAKRLEEYLRKEAQAKKAAEGKKDGDGKPENDSEGKPDGKKGDIAAAGSAGGAGGNASPLGGPEKPQELGDYAQVDNGPYDYWAIEYGYGFDDPKKVLARCNEPELAYGTDWDLQGPDPLVRQYDFTANPIDYANNLMDLARYHRSRLLDHFVKEGDSWAKARRGYNLTLAFQTRAVAMMARQVGGSSVSYSKKGDPDARDPITPFPTDRQRAALKWVIDNTFNDAAWDLSPELLAKMTNARWFDQGGFSEAIEDPAYPIHDRIAGIQTTALVLVMNPTTLRRVFDSEMRSPGTQDVLTLPELMDTVSKSVWTEIDKAPGQQYTARLPMASSLRRNLQRQHLEFLIFLSEPNAFFGEASKPISNLALYQLRTIQDKIKNILESKGASGRLDPYTLSHLTEASERIKGVLNSTYIYNR
- a CDS encoding UbiA prenyltransferase family protein, whose amino-acid sequence is MNVSEIRLDEESQSRAGGAADYVRLLRPVQWAKSVFLLIGPAYGYANHDWDPSSSRAGWAALVLAVIAFSLASSACYIVNDILDAPADRNHPRKRNRPIASGRVSVGAAIGIALGLVVATALAILLMGGTAAIWTTAIIGVYVLNVTAYSAILKHIVIADVISLSLGFVLRVLAGCAAVSVTPTTWLLNTTFFLAMFLAFGKRLGERRSLGSEGAAAARGVQAGYTDDLLRQAVVVTAVVTLMTYAIYVQSQDVKYMLGFNLLWLTVLPATYAMLRAIVLLERGTYDDPTLLASKDRPFQLGAAVFGLMTLGLMLARHWHWVGMPPPNPAG